From the genome of Kaistella daneshvariae, one region includes:
- a CDS encoding YMGG-like glycine zipper-containing protein codes for MKTIDYKPSIFKKLFLTSSLSVLMLAACTKDNKVAEKSVEQQKMEFQARQLEIEKQKLAIEKEKIAYETQKKQDSIAEVEKARAAAPRPQVIRETKTVYVNNAPRQAPSSGSYSNAGTSSGTTQAAQPQGMSKAAKGAIIGTVGGAAAGAIISKKNRALGAVIGGVAGGATGYTIGRAQDRKDGRVQPR; via the coding sequence ATGAAAACGATAGATTATAAACCATCCATATTTAAAAAGTTATTTTTAACGAGCTCACTTTCAGTGCTGATGTTGGCTGCCTGTACCAAGGACAACAAAGTCGCTGAAAAATCAGTAGAGCAACAGAAGATGGAATTCCAGGCGAGACAGCTGGAAATTGAAAAACAAAAATTGGCGATTGAAAAGGAAAAAATCGCGTACGAAACACAGAAGAAACAGGACAGTATCGCAGAAGTTGAAAAAGCGCGTGCTGCCGCTCCGAGACCGCAGGTAATTCGGGAAACAAAAACCGTTTATGTGAACAACGCACCGCGACAGGCTCCGTCTTCCGGTAGTTATTCCAACGCCGGAACCAGCAGTGGTACCACGCAGGCCGCTCAGCCTCAGGGTATGAGTAAAGCTGCTAAAGGTGCTATTATCGGTACCGTTGGTGGTGCTGCGGCAGGTGCCATTATCAGCAAGAAAAACCGTGCTTTAGGTGCTGTAATTGGTGGTGTTGCAGGTGGTGCAACCGGTTATACCATCGGTAGAGCGCAGGATAGAAAAGATGGTAGAGTACAACCAAGATAA
- a CDS encoding DUF389 domain-containing protein: protein MNNYFNLQDGEEQKEKVLANVQNSIVFSGSNVWVLACAIVIASVGLNLNSTAVVIGAMLISPLMGPIVGAGFALAMFDFKLLRKSLKNLLVSTLVGLLFSSLYFFLTPFKEAQSEILARTAPNIYDVIIAFFGGLVGVIAVTRVEKGNPIPGVAIATALMPPLCTAGYGLATGNFSFFGGALFLYAINCVFICIATYLIAKYLKYPAVGFVDAAREKKVRNWITIITLSMIVPSIFFAYKFIQEQRFKEKVSGYVQKEFERKNNTIVYQKTNYSATGQRTIELAFLNRKFTAKEIEDENKKLEELGLPNTRLIIRQDSAFLAEASTKKIANNEIDNDFSKVIAELNASVDRYSFKTDNLFRETKAIFPELTTISVAKQEIFLKKDSTEVIPVALYQSEKELSDERKRILANWLKAKLKVDTLEIYRRP, encoded by the coding sequence ATGAATAATTATTTCAACCTTCAGGATGGCGAAGAGCAAAAAGAAAAAGTTCTGGCAAATGTACAGAACAGCATTGTTTTTTCGGGTTCCAATGTTTGGGTTTTGGCCTGTGCTATTGTCATCGCTTCTGTAGGACTGAATTTAAATTCTACCGCAGTGGTCATTGGCGCGATGCTGATTTCCCCGCTTATGGGACCGATTGTGGGTGCCGGTTTCGCGCTGGCAATGTTCGATTTCAAGTTGCTGCGGAAGTCACTGAAAAATCTTTTGGTTTCGACTCTCGTTGGTCTGTTGTTTTCCTCGCTTTACTTTTTTCTGACTCCTTTCAAAGAAGCGCAATCGGAAATTTTGGCCCGTACAGCGCCTAATATTTACGATGTGATTATCGCATTTTTTGGTGGACTAGTCGGTGTGATTGCGGTGACAAGGGTTGAAAAAGGAAATCCAATTCCCGGCGTTGCGATTGCGACCGCGCTTATGCCGCCGCTGTGTACAGCGGGTTATGGGCTGGCAACGGGCAATTTTTCCTTTTTTGGCGGCGCTCTTTTTTTATACGCCATTAATTGTGTTTTTATCTGCATCGCAACTTATTTGATCGCTAAATATTTAAAATATCCCGCTGTAGGCTTTGTGGATGCAGCGCGCGAAAAAAAAGTACGGAACTGGATTACGATAATTACGCTTTCTATGATTGTTCCGAGTATTTTCTTTGCGTATAAATTTATTCAGGAACAGCGCTTTAAGGAAAAAGTATCAGGATATGTTCAAAAGGAATTCGAACGGAAAAATAATACCATTGTTTACCAAAAAACCAACTATTCTGCCACTGGGCAGCGCACTATTGAACTCGCTTTCCTAAACCGGAAGTTTACCGCGAAAGAAATTGAAGACGAAAATAAAAAACTCGAAGAGCTCGGCTTACCGAACACCCGCTTGATAATTCGCCAGGACAGCGCATTTCTCGCTGAAGCTTCCACAAAAAAGATAGCGAATAACGAAATTGATAATGATTTTTCGAAGGTAATTGCAGAATTAAATGCTTCTGTTGACCGCTATTCTTTTAAAACCGACAATTTATTCCGCGAAACTAAAGCTATATTTCCGGAACTCACCACCATTTCCGTTGCGAAACAGGAAATTTTTCTTAAAAAAGATTCGACGGAGGTTATTCCGGTGGCACTCTATCAAAGTGAAAAAGAACTTTCTGACGAGCGAAAAAGGATACTCGCCAATTGGTTAAAAGCAAAATTAAAGGTGGACACGCTGGAAATTTACCGCCGACCTTGA
- a CDS encoding DUF4403 family protein, translated as MRYLISVFLIFFGLNAGAQTTNSEIKSAPLVFPKIKSSVMIPVQIPLPEISNIINSSTPNLLFEDNSFTDNDNDQFKVKVWKTRPIRLVGGTKQNLLIEVPLKIWAEKGIGKFGLYNYQNTTFETVMYFSTQINFQNNWTVATKTSPLGFKWVTKPVLDYGKIKVPITSLIESTLQKQQADFSKTIDEMLAERLNFQKYAVLAWNNFAQPFHISEEFDAWLKISPLNICISPLVFYGNRIDFNMGIETYSETFTGAKPAASPLVKSVANFKNMPNLPQKFVLQTTANIPLKEAEEIAQKMFLGKEFDFREGKSKIIVDVVKISGEENRLILEIHTSGALEGTSFISGIPVYDAKKRKITLSETTYKLTTKNILHKAAALLFKGKIINLIESEYGIPTAAIEDDSRKSIEEAFNKEYYKGLKLGGKVFDLKPTTILLNGEMLTVVINTEAQLMLKVTGF; from the coding sequence ATGCGGTATTTGATTTCGGTCTTTCTCATTTTTTTCGGTTTGAATGCAGGAGCGCAAACCACTAATTCAGAAATAAAATCTGCGCCGCTGGTTTTTCCGAAAATAAAATCATCGGTGATGATTCCGGTTCAGATTCCTTTGCCTGAAATCTCAAATATTATCAATTCTTCCACACCAAATTTACTTTTTGAAGACAATTCTTTCACGGATAACGACAATGACCAGTTTAAGGTGAAAGTCTGGAAAACGCGGCCCATCCGCCTTGTGGGCGGTACAAAACAAAATTTGCTTATCGAAGTTCCACTGAAAATCTGGGCAGAAAAGGGAATCGGAAAATTTGGGCTGTACAACTACCAAAATACCACTTTTGAAACGGTGATGTATTTCAGCACGCAAATTAATTTTCAAAATAACTGGACGGTAGCGACGAAAACTTCGCCGCTCGGTTTTAAATGGGTGACAAAACCGGTGCTGGATTACGGCAAAATTAAAGTGCCAATTACTTCGCTGATAGAATCGACTTTGCAAAAGCAGCAGGCGGATTTTTCGAAAACCATCGATGAAATGCTGGCGGAACGACTTAATTTTCAAAAATATGCCGTTTTAGCCTGGAATAATTTTGCGCAACCTTTTCATATTTCCGAAGAATTTGACGCTTGGCTGAAAATTTCCCCTTTAAATATCTGCATTTCGCCGCTGGTTTTTTACGGTAACCGCATTGATTTCAATATGGGAATTGAAACTTATTCGGAAACCTTCACTGGCGCAAAACCCGCCGCTTCACCTTTGGTGAAAAGTGTCGCTAATTTCAAAAATATGCCCAATTTGCCGCAAAAATTTGTGCTGCAAACTACCGCAAATATTCCATTAAAGGAAGCTGAAGAAATTGCGCAAAAAATGTTTCTCGGAAAAGAATTTGATTTCCGCGAAGGAAAATCGAAAATTATTGTGGATGTAGTGAAAATTTCCGGTGAAGAAAATCGGTTGATATTGGAAATTCATACCAGCGGTGCTTTGGAAGGAACTTCTTTTATTTCCGGAATCCCGGTTTACGACGCGAAAAAGCGAAAAATTACACTTTCTGAAACGACTTATAAATTGACCACGAAAAACATTCTGCATAAAGCTGCAGCGCTATTATTTAAAGGGAAAATCATAAATCTTATTGAATCCGAATATGGAATTCCGACGGCGGCGATTGAAGATGACTCGCGAAAAAGCATTGAAGAAGCCTTTAACAAAGAATATTATAAAGGTTTAAAACTCGGCGGAAAAGTCTTTGATTTGAAACCTACAACTATTTTGCTGAACGGCGAAATGCTCACGGTGGTCATCAATACCGAGGCGCAACTGATGCTGAAGGTGACTGGCTTTTAA
- a CDS encoding LLM class flavin-dependent oxidoreductase, whose product MKKFELSVLDLAPVKQNKTIHDTFNDSLELARKVEDLDYKRFWLAEHHNMASIASSATSVLIGFIANGTKKIRVGSGGIMLPNHSSLVIAEQFGTLESLFPNRIDLGVGRAPGTDGLTAKALGRNPQNINQHFPHQIQELQRYFSTENSESLVRAIPGEGCDIPIYILGSSTDSAWLAAEMGLPYAFAGHFAPDMMEAAFEIYRRNYQPSEKFPTPYIIACVNGIAAETDNEAKKLSTTLYQAFLNIIRNDRKPYSPPVEDIEKVWNYMEKTHVLRMLRYSFVGGPEKIKNEMQQFQAAFGVDEMMITSHIYEQQARLRSYEIFSEVVKEIF is encoded by the coding sequence ATGAAAAAATTTGAACTTTCTGTGCTGGATTTGGCGCCAGTAAAACAGAATAAAACCATCCACGATACATTTAACGACAGTTTAGAACTCGCCCGAAAAGTTGAAGATTTAGATTACAAACGCTTCTGGCTGGCGGAACATCACAATATGGCGAGCATTGCGAGCTCTGCAACCTCAGTATTAATCGGCTTTATTGCGAACGGAACGAAGAAAATCCGCGTAGGTTCCGGCGGTATTATGTTACCGAACCACAGCTCGCTGGTCATCGCGGAACAATTCGGAACTTTGGAAAGTCTTTTTCCGAACAGAATTGATTTGGGCGTTGGCCGCGCGCCGGGAACCGATGGATTAACGGCAAAAGCTTTAGGCAGAAATCCGCAAAATATCAACCAACATTTCCCACATCAGATTCAGGAGTTGCAAAGATATTTTTCGACGGAAAATTCCGAAAGTCTGGTTCGTGCAATTCCGGGTGAAGGCTGCGATATCCCGATTTATATTTTGGGTTCCAGCACCGACAGCGCGTGGCTTGCTGCCGAAATGGGCTTGCCGTACGCTTTTGCCGGACATTTTGCACCGGATATGATGGAAGCTGCTTTTGAAATTTACCGAAGAAATTATCAACCAAGTGAAAAATTTCCGACGCCGTATATTATAGCGTGTGTAAACGGAATCGCAGCCGAAACCGACAACGAGGCTAAAAAACTTTCGACAACGCTTTATCAGGCGTTTCTGAATATCATCCGAAATGACAGAAAACCCTATTCACCGCCGGTTGAAGACATTGAAAAAGTCTGGAATTACATGGAGAAAACGCACGTTCTGCGCATGTTACGCTACAGTTTTGTGGGCGGTCCGGAAAAAATTAAAAATGAAATGCAGCAGTTTCAAGCCGCTTTCGGTGTGGATGAAATGATGATTACGTCGCACATCTACGAGCAGCAAGCGCGCCTGAGATCTTACGAGATTTTCAGCGAAGTGGTAAAAGAAATTTTTTAG
- the ribB gene encoding 3,4-dihydroxy-2-butanone-4-phosphate synthase — translation MSDIQLNTIAEAIEDLKNGKIIIVVDDENRENEGDFLSAAELTTPEIINFMTIHGRGLICTPLPEKRCDELGLDIMVTRSSDPKETAFTVSVDLLGDGVSTGISASDRSKTILALMDPNTKPADFMRPGHIFPLRAKKGGVLKRAGHTEAAIDLTKLAGLKEGGVICEIMNEDGSMARLPELYELAKKHDLKLVSIEDLIEYQLKKGDLIARIEEREVKTFYGDFDFYAFKETCTDQIHFALTKGKWAENEPILVRVQASNSYFDVLSRLTTGEKPLLEKVTSMINEEGKGAIIFINNVSNSENTMRKLQQFLDFQDGQEKRPTLASNFHDYGIGTQILKNLGINKFRVISQNVHQKPLVGGYDVEVTEMVQL, via the coding sequence ATGTCAGACATTCAATTAAATACGATTGCTGAAGCGATTGAAGATCTTAAAAACGGCAAAATCATCATCGTAGTTGATGATGAAAACCGCGAAAATGAAGGTGATTTTCTTTCCGCTGCAGAACTTACCACGCCGGAAATTATCAACTTCATGACCATTCACGGCCGCGGGCTGATCTGTACACCGCTTCCGGAAAAAAGATGCGACGAACTTGGCCTTGATATTATGGTGACCCGCAGTTCTGATCCAAAAGAAACCGCTTTTACCGTTTCTGTAGATTTGTTAGGCGACGGCGTTTCTACCGGAATTTCCGCAAGCGACCGCAGCAAAACGATTTTAGCTTTGATGGATCCGAACACAAAACCCGCGGATTTTATGCGTCCGGGGCACATTTTCCCATTAAGAGCGAAAAAAGGCGGCGTTTTAAAAAGAGCCGGTCACACCGAAGCTGCCATCGATCTTACTAAACTTGCAGGCTTAAAAGAAGGCGGCGTGATTTGCGAAATTATGAACGAAGATGGTTCCATGGCGCGGCTGCCGGAATTGTATGAACTGGCAAAAAAACACGATTTGAAACTGGTTTCCATTGAAGATTTAATTGAATATCAATTAAAAAAAGGTGACCTTATCGCGCGCATTGAAGAAAGAGAAGTAAAAACCTTCTACGGCGATTTTGATTTTTATGCTTTTAAAGAGACTTGCACCGACCAAATTCATTTTGCTTTAACGAAAGGAAAATGGGCAGAAAACGAACCGATTTTGGTGCGCGTTCAGGCTTCAAATTCTTATTTCGATGTTTTGAGCCGTTTGACAACAGGGGAAAAACCTTTGTTGGAAAAAGTAACTTCGATGATTAATGAAGAAGGAAAAGGCGCAATCATTTTCATCAATAATGTTTCGAACTCGGAAAATACCATGCGCAAGCTGCAGCAGTTTTTGGATTTTCAGGATGGGCAGGAAAAAAGACCGACTTTAGCTTCCAATTTCCATGATTATGGCATTGGAACGCAGATTTTGAAAAATTTAGGCATTAATAAATTCCGTGTCA